From Variimorphobacter saccharofermentans, one genomic window encodes:
- a CDS encoding DUF5688 family protein, which translates to MMNYEIFKEVVAEKFMDYMPSQYKDMKLEIHPVEKVNLTLDGMNLVGEGDIKVTPTIYINDMYTHYQKTDDLREVLKTAAGRMEHAMKEAPEVVPAIDLDGAKDNIVFQFVNTEQNKEMLQDTPNRSFQDLSIIYRWIVKTDEEGIQSTVIRSSLAERLGLSEEQMFKLAVDNTRRLFPPSVKSMNDVIREMFTKDGMPAEVADMMIGEMPPEQTMWVISNERGINGAISMLYEDKLHGLAENLGTDLYIMPSSLHEVIAVSASMGDPNELAQMVAEINMDQVSLDERLSNQVYHYDKDLRKLSLATDTPNKRIDGIVAEQKLIYNREEQSR; encoded by the coding sequence ATGATGAATTATGAGATTTTTAAAGAAGTAGTAGCTGAGAAATTTATGGATTATATGCCATCTCAGTACAAAGACATGAAGTTAGAGATACATCCGGTTGAAAAGGTCAATTTGACATTGGATGGAATGAACCTTGTTGGAGAAGGTGATATCAAAGTGACACCAACTATCTATATTAATGATATGTATACACACTATCAGAAGACAGATGATCTTCGAGAGGTATTAAAGACAGCAGCCGGCAGAATGGAACATGCAATGAAGGAAGCTCCAGAAGTAGTGCCTGCTATAGATTTAGATGGTGCTAAGGATAATATCGTATTTCAGTTTGTGAACACTGAGCAAAACAAGGAAATGCTACAGGATACACCCAATAGGTCCTTTCAGGATTTATCCATAATCTATCGATGGATAGTAAAAACTGATGAGGAGGGAATTCAGAGTACGGTAATTCGAAGTTCACTTGCAGAGAGATTAGGCTTGTCAGAAGAGCAGATGTTCAAACTCGCGGTGGATAACACAAGAAGATTGTTTCCACCAAGTGTAAAAAGTATGAATGATGTGATTCGCGAGATGTTTACGAAAGATGGAATGCCCGCAGAGGTTGCTGATATGATGATTGGTGAGATGCCTCCCGAACAGACTATGTGGGTAATTAGTAATGAACGGGGGATTAATGGTGCGATTTCTATGTTATATGAGGATAAACTTCATGGATTAGCAGAAAACTTAGGCACTGATCTATATATTATGCCTTCCTCGCTTCATGAAGTGATAGCTGTTTCAGCTTCCATGGGAGACCCGAATGAACTTGCTCAGATGGTAGCTGAAATTAATATGGATCAGGTTTCCTTAGATGAGAGGTTATCAAATCAGGTATATCACTATGATAAGGATTTACGAAAGCTCTCACTTGCTACGGATACGCCAAACAAGAGAATAGATGGTATCGTTGCAGAACAGAAACTAATCTACAACAGGGAAGAGCAGTCTCGTTAG
- a CDS encoding lipase family protein, whose translation MNRDATEKTRNQFTCFCSLTFLVSDEGSLPEDYKNSDDYTGAGLEGELYGFSTGLFSLDYHKAVVGTTKDEIVVAIKGTDGFMDSMNDGYVNPVDFEGMGKVHMGFASATALLLKNGLEKKVDELIRSNPQQGLCFTGHSKGGAVAFLLAAHYSNKNYSNNIRVITFEAPRVGNSTFAYNYEELGMETLRYEDFLDVVPHLPFTSQEHQLLDRMGPVNNFLENFMDIITCDYVPVGRRIGFYVGHDEYNGRYPHNEGNTDGESLNSMCAVEFLMRNHFSISLMNNEIHNKDYKESIVEYTDFDYLQ comes from the coding sequence ATGAATAGAGATGCAACAGAAAAAACCAGAAACCAGTTTACTTGCTTTTGTAGTCTTACCTTTTTAGTTAGTGATGAAGGTTCCCTGCCAGAGGATTACAAAAATTCAGATGATTATACAGGAGCAGGCCTGGAGGGAGAATTATATGGTTTTAGCACAGGTCTGTTTTCATTAGATTATCACAAGGCAGTTGTCGGAACCACAAAGGATGAAATCGTTGTGGCAATCAAAGGTACAGATGGATTTATGGATAGTATGAATGACGGATATGTGAACCCGGTAGATTTTGAAGGTATGGGGAAAGTGCATATGGGGTTTGCAAGTGCAACAGCACTTCTTTTAAAAAATGGTTTGGAGAAGAAGGTTGATGAATTGATAAGGAGCAATCCGCAACAGGGCTTGTGTTTTACTGGTCATAGCAAGGGTGGTGCAGTGGCTTTTTTACTGGCAGCACATTACAGTAATAAGAATTACAGTAATAATATTCGTGTAATTACCTTTGAGGCACCAAGAGTTGGGAATTCCACGTTTGCATACAATTATGAAGAACTTGGTATGGAAACTTTGCGGTATGAGGATTTTCTGGATGTGGTTCCCCACCTGCCTTTTACATCACAGGAGCATCAGCTACTTGATAGGATGGGTCCTGTCAACAATTTCTTAGAGAATTTCATGGATATCATAACTTGCGATTATGTACCTGTAGGAAGAAGAATTGGTTTCTATGTAGGGCATGATGAATATAATGGACGTTACCCTCATAATGAGGGGAATACTGACGGTGAGAGCTTGAATTCTATGTGTGCAGTAGAATTTCTGATGAGGAACCATTTTAGCATTTCTTTAATGAACAATGAGATTCATAACAAGGATTACAAAGAAAGCATAGTAGAATATACAGATTTCGACTATTTGCAGTAG
- a CDS encoding DUF5688 family protein, whose translation MEEGRFTEEELMIAKSVDLTAVASNLGYTVRRVGKYYTLKEMDSIRIYDKSHWFRWSRQYERGNNGGSQIDFLRVFCDMDVKTAVFWLLDFAGYRGRLAEEKKPQLKYQVKNNDCVLDGLMVRTEESNIAPTIYLNPYFEQIQDGAELDDVLAQIASVYQSHYIDHDIDVSAVTDFDKIKEKIVCKLINEEANQQFLQDKPYSKLEDLAVVYQILMDKTGEGTATITITDNLMDGYGITLEELHDQALQNMDTLQPHSFKGMNETVAEMIAVDIARDQNIGMDEAKEMAMQMMPDIPDTMFVLTNDTKVNGAAAILNDDIRQEIAEKVGDFYMLPSSIHETLIIPKDAGMEFKELEQMVQEVNQTQVAPGERLSDHVYEYDAKEHELFRSDRAEERAKQKEEKRDNRHERVSVKEKLAEKKDAVIKMNAGKEHSAPEKKKEAVI comes from the coding sequence TTGGAGGAAGGTAGATTTACAGAAGAAGAACTGATGATTGCCAAGAGTGTTGATTTGACAGCGGTTGCTTCTAATCTTGGGTACACAGTGAGGCGAGTTGGAAAGTATTATACTCTGAAAGAGATGGATTCCATCCGAATCTATGATAAGTCTCATTGGTTCCGTTGGTCGAGGCAGTATGAGAGGGGAAACAATGGTGGTTCACAAATTGATTTTTTACGGGTGTTTTGTGATATGGATGTGAAAACGGCGGTGTTCTGGCTTTTAGATTTTGCAGGTTATCGAGGAAGGTTAGCGGAGGAGAAGAAACCACAGTTGAAATATCAAGTAAAGAATAATGACTGTGTTCTGGACGGTCTGATGGTAAGAACAGAAGAAAGCAATATTGCACCTACCATTTATCTGAATCCATATTTTGAGCAGATACAGGATGGTGCTGAATTGGATGATGTGTTAGCTCAGATTGCAAGTGTTTATCAGTCACATTATATAGATCATGATATAGATGTATCGGCAGTTACCGATTTTGACAAGATTAAGGAAAAAATTGTATGTAAGCTGATCAACGAGGAAGCAAATCAGCAGTTCCTTCAGGATAAACCGTATTCCAAGCTGGAAGATTTAGCAGTTGTGTATCAGATTTTAATGGATAAAACAGGAGAAGGAACTGCGACCATTACCATTACAGATAATTTGATGGATGGATATGGAATCACACTTGAAGAACTGCATGACCAGGCGTTGCAAAATATGGATACTTTGCAGCCACATAGTTTCAAAGGAATGAATGAGACGGTTGCGGAGATGATTGCAGTTGATATTGCAAGAGACCAAAATATTGGCATGGATGAAGCAAAAGAAATGGCAATGCAGATGATGCCGGATATTCCCGATACCATGTTTGTGCTGACAAATGATACAAAAGTAAATGGTGCTGCTGCAATATTAAACGATGATATCAGACAGGAAATCGCTGAGAAGGTAGGAGATTTTTATATGCTGCCTTCTTCAATCCATGAAACGCTGATTATACCGAAAGATGCGGGAATGGAGTTTAAAGAACTTGAGCAGATGGTGCAGGAAGTAAATCAGACACAGGTGGCACCGGGAGAACGTCTTTCGGATCATGTGTATGAGTATGATGCCAAAGAACATGAATTGTTCCGCAGTGACCGGGCAGAGGAACGTGCCAAGCAGAAAGAGGAAAAAAGAGATAACCGCCATGAGCGTGTTTCAGTAAAAGAGAAACTTGCGGAGAAAAAAGATGCCGTTATTAAGATGAATGCCGGGAAAGAGCATTCTGCACCAGAAAAGAAAAAGGAAGCCGTAATATAG
- a CDS encoding JAB domain-containing protein, translating to MPKKNKFKVDVVSVRLVKDAPIYSEHPFNSPYEVVSVMGDVMCELDREVVSVINLKSDLTPINVHFASMGALNEAMAHPRELFKASILSNAASMMLVHCHPSGNLLPSKADTMMTDRMNRLCELIGISLIDHVIVGGSNKEFFSFKEKGVITNPRIVFAQDYKSFDISSPMVAESRKVR from the coding sequence ATGCCGAAGAAGAACAAATTCAAGGTTGATGTGGTATCGGTAAGATTAGTTAAGGATGCTCCAATATATTCGGAGCATCCTTTCAATAGTCCTTATGAGGTAGTATCCGTGATGGGAGATGTCATGTGTGAGTTAGATCGTGAAGTGGTCAGTGTGATTAATTTAAAATCAGATCTTACACCTATCAATGTTCATTTTGCAAGTATGGGTGCTTTGAATGAGGCTATGGCACATCCCAGAGAATTATTTAAGGCAAGTATTCTTAGCAATGCTGCCAGTATGATGCTCGTCCATTGCCACCCCTCTGGAAATCTTTTGCCTAGTAAGGCTGACACCATGATGACAGACAGAATGAATCGACTTTGTGAGCTGATTGGGATTTCACTGATTGATCATGTTATTGTTGGAGGAAGCAATAAGGAGTTCTTTAGCTTTAAGGAAAAGGGAGTGATTACAAATCCAAGAATAGTTTTTGCACAGGATTACAAGTCATTTGATATTTCATCACCTATGGTAGCGGAGAGTAGGAAGGTAAGGTGA
- a CDS encoding helix-turn-helix domain-containing protein: MYTTGDKLLNVMKEEEIGIVELSRISGVSERTILDIMAGVKEPEIGVMCKIAEGLGICVHELCADEESYAVSVPKDTLAKLIVVSEINNVELEELINCILEKGIEDQGFYK, translated from the coding sequence ATGTATACAACAGGAGATAAGCTATTAAACGTGATGAAAGAGGAAGAAATCGGGATTGTGGAGCTTTCCAGAATTTCCGGTGTATCCGAGAGAACAATCCTTGACATTATGGCAGGAGTTAAGGAGCCGGAGATTGGTGTTATGTGCAAGATTGCAGAGGGACTTGGCATCTGTGTCCATGAGCTTTGTGCAGATGAGGAGAGTTATGCGGTATCTGTTCCGAAGGATACCCTTGCAAAGTTGATTGTTGTCAGTGAGATTAACAATGTGGAGCTTGAGGAACTGATTAACTGTATTTTGGAAAAAGGCATTGAAGATCAAGGGTTTTATAAATAA
- a CDS encoding beta strand repeat-containing protein, whose product MEKNKKVERNGITMNKKKMKRLLAVVLSMLMMVSVIDYSGLQNVNAQTLNGTKTITAFAKLTEDIANQQLAVGVEESEIKLPDTLNVTIQDPMVEAPKTATGSAIGLGSDQAASKQVDMEQIISQEQTITGITWKINVENSGSTAFDSTNAGAVFIYEPILPEGYTLADGVSLPQIQVLMEDGGKWAFSQSQTIDGIEITVKADKDMFPEGAVLHAEKVTNAEDKEKIQNAVSEEVKSKETGKTVTELVSFDITITDADGKELQPDTSKGEVKVSFAKLSMTENEMIKGNHNIQVFHMNDTLSNAEKIESIVDNKGVVEAVAEHFSVYAITETTDTPDTDMMTTLYINKGNITIGDGTVSGFDASGTEVTTANSNGYIITRAETYSSVSRFTISVSGGTHNIILKDVELYLDPDISNSPFSIASGAKVNLVLEGTNYLQSRYDSTPAGLHVPEGAELVIAKGSTGSITALGGPGAGIGGNDGEAGGTITINGGTLTYVSGGTSGAGIGGGRGGAGGSITINGGTLTDVRSSYGAGVGGGKGGAGGNIIINGGTINTQSTDGAGIGGGEDGAGGSISINGGTVKATGSNGAGIGGGYQGDGGTITISNGEVTATSNYGAGIGGGAYGWYHTGGTITISGGTVTATTTNSEYGVGIGNGFRGGDNGGTLSSGGNSVYVIANSVTADTSSFNGIIENDGNTTVYGPYTLAGDMTIATGKTMTISSGSTLTVPSGKILTVNGTLINNGTLSLGAESCLTGTDGILSGEGTFKSMGDPTSDMIVVPTNLIYNGTDLEETAKSAISIDSTKVGTGMIFNHEFQITTNSVEGWVLSISPAEVKETGTYTATFTKDSKTISKEFTVTQSATTFDGGITVDKADKTYTYGDTITVTAKPKATGSSPVKKSFRSFSAPTANQMALFVGETQISDSVDGDSNGVYTMTYDTTDKALAIGSNTITAKYVESANMADYSGTVMVTLNQKPLTATRSGGSYIYDGTNSPIPGFDKNNGLTGVVGSDDVNVLVSGILPDANVGEGKVFTATGVTFRGTDAGYYSLAVDDVHMTIDVTPITVTPIPQNSTRNVVVGVGTFSESTFISDITNENITGTYEYDYNGKTNYADVVSELAKLSKDATAEVTFRFTTNGNYEGIITGTLSISVVGLEFAGKDKALTLKTSPIYGDKWSEIVSLDTSKLSANVGGNPVAGTYTLMIDGVPFNGVDIPKGGSYSYNLTFTATDNSFTNVEVMSGNVDVIQREAVLSWGDTEFTYNGSAQKPMVAITNKVAGDDVISSVADMEAQTNVGTGYTATAVLSGNSASNYKLPSVFTATFSITAATATGSVAVSGTDANSNKKLDSGDTVTADLSAVTPAGGTASYQWKKTTDGTTESIGTDQATYTLTSSDSKGKIFCEVTFTGNTTGTISSNKLDIAKEILTGNIAITGENTVGSVMTVSLPTNAGISGSDYEIQWYRDNAAIIGANAISYTIAKEDLGKTLKVVITAKEASEGFTGTLTSNVFTVPAMAPEKAVVSVSLGNRYIALNWTKPYANGSDITGYSLTVKQGEAEITGSPFAIGADATSYKVENLTNGTEYTFILSTINGEGSTVSDTVMAKPKKPSDGGSSGGGVSSGGSPTSTVTTMPAIKDASNQAGWEAIKEQIGQSREGDTVTIEMNGSSVVPGEVLDVIRGTETTLVFDMGEGITWSINGQSITEGSLKDVNLDVSLNTDAIPEGIISQMAGEQDSNTLSLAYDGPFGFTSVLTINLNKINAGKYGNLFYYNPVTKQLTLQAVEKIGEKGTVELPFSHASDYVVIISEEPMLEKTLDQIAISAVKGTLYVGGTEKKSMTLKLELPQLLKEAVEQDSSILKITYQSSNPKIATVNASGKITAKKAGKTTITTQVTINGVQRKFKTTITVKKAYIKLIKSTNTLKTGSTFTYKAIGYGVKTEDIMFYTSKKSIVVINKTTGKAKARTKGTDYIIVKVGKVIAKIKVKVS is encoded by the coding sequence ATGGAAAAGAATAAAAAAGTAGAGAGGAATGGAATAACTATGAACAAAAAGAAAATGAAACGACTACTGGCAGTGGTATTGTCAATGCTGATGATGGTCTCTGTAATAGATTATAGCGGCCTTCAAAATGTTAACGCACAGACCTTGAATGGAACGAAAACCATTACAGCCTTTGCCAAGTTGACAGAGGATATTGCCAATCAGCAACTTGCAGTGGGGGTAGAAGAATCAGAGATTAAGCTACCTGATACTTTGAATGTGACAATTCAAGATCCAATGGTAGAAGCACCGAAAACTGCTACAGGATCTGCAATTGGTCTAGGCTCAGACCAGGCAGCTTCTAAACAGGTGGATATGGAACAAATTATCTCACAAGAGCAGACGATTACCGGTATCACCTGGAAAATTAATGTAGAGAACAGTGGTTCTACTGCTTTTGATTCCACTAACGCAGGCGCAGTATTTATCTATGAGCCAATTCTGCCGGAGGGCTATACCCTTGCGGACGGAGTGAGCCTGCCACAGATTCAGGTGCTGATGGAAGACGGTGGAAAGTGGGCATTCAGCCAAAGTCAGACCATAGATGGTATCGAAATTACTGTTAAAGCAGATAAGGACATGTTCCCGGAGGGAGCTGTTCTTCATGCCGAAAAGGTGACCAATGCGGAGGATAAAGAGAAAATCCAAAACGCTGTCAGTGAAGAAGTGAAATCAAAGGAAACAGGCAAAACCGTAACCGAGCTGGTTTCCTTTGACATCACCATCACCGATGCAGACGGCAAGGAGCTTCAACCCGATACCAGCAAGGGGGAAGTAAAGGTTTCCTTTGCAAAGCTTTCTATGACAGAAAATGAAATGATTAAGGGAAATCATAATATTCAGGTATTTCATATGAATGATACCTTAAGTAATGCAGAGAAAATTGAGAGTATTGTGGATAATAAGGGTGTAGTAGAAGCAGTGGCAGAGCATTTTTCGGTATATGCCATTACGGAGACTACAGATACACCGGATACCGATATGATGACTACACTTTATATAAATAAAGGAAACATCACCATCGGAGATGGAACAGTCAGTGGCTTTGATGCGTCTGGAACAGAAGTTACAACTGCCAACAGTAATGGATATATTATTACTCGAGCGGAAACGTATTCAAGTGTAAGTAGATTTACTATTAGCGTCAGTGGCGGTACACATAACATTATTTTAAAAGACGTTGAATTATATCTGGATCCTGATATTTCAAACAGTCCATTTTCAATTGCTAGCGGAGCTAAGGTGAATCTGGTGCTGGAAGGGACAAATTATTTGCAAAGCAGATATGATAGTACACCGGCAGGGCTGCATGTACCGGAGGGAGCAGAACTGGTCATTGCCAAGGGGAGTACAGGTTCCATTACCGCATTAGGAGGACCGGGGGCAGGTATAGGTGGCAATGATGGGGAAGCTGGCGGTACCATTACCATCAATGGAGGAACATTAACTTATGTCAGTGGCGGTACGAGTGGAGCCGGAATTGGTGGAGGCAGAGGTGGAGCTGGCGGAAGTATCACCATCAATGGGGGAACCCTAACGGACGTCAGGAGTAGTTATGGAGCTGGAGTTGGCGGAGGAAAAGGTGGAGCCGGAGGAAACATTATTATCAATGGAGGAACCATAAATACCCAAAGTACCGATGGAGCCGGGATCGGAGGCGGTGAAGATGGAGCCGGCGGAAGTATTAGCATCAATGGTGGAACAGTAAAAGCGACTGGAAGTAATGGAGCCGGAATTGGAGGCGGTTATCAAGGAGACGGTGGAACCATCACCATAAGTAACGGAGAGGTAACAGCAACGAGCAATTATGGAGCTGGGATTGGCGGAGGTGCATATGGTTGGTATCATACCGGAGGAACGATTACCATTAGCGGAGGAACGGTAACCGCTACCACTACGAACAGTGAATATGGCGTTGGAATTGGGAATGGTTTTCGTGGAGGCGATAATGGGGGTACCCTTTCTTCTGGCGGCAATTCCGTATATGTGATTGCAAACAGTGTGACGGCAGATACATCTAGCTTCAACGGAATAATAGAAAATGATGGAAACACGACTGTTTATGGACCCTATACCCTTGCAGGGGATATGACGATTGCCACAGGGAAGACAATGACAATATCAAGCGGAAGTACTCTGACGGTTCCAAGTGGAAAGATACTGACCGTGAATGGAACACTGATAAACAACGGTACTCTTTCCCTCGGTGCAGAGAGTTGCCTGACTGGCACGGACGGTATCTTGAGCGGTGAAGGTACATTCAAGTCGATGGGTGACCCAACCAGTGATATGATTGTTGTGCCAACCAACCTTATTTATAATGGCACTGATTTGGAGGAAACTGCCAAAAGTGCAATTTCAATTGATTCTACAAAAGTTGGTACGGGTATGATTTTCAATCACGAATTCCAGATAACTACCAATTCTGTCGAGGGATGGGTGCTTTCCATCAGCCCTGCTGAGGTCAAAGAGACTGGAACTTATACGGCTACATTCACCAAGGATAGTAAGACTATTAGCAAAGAATTTACCGTAACTCAATCCGCTACAACCTTTGACGGTGGTATCACAGTAGATAAGGCAGATAAGACATACACCTACGGCGATACGATCACCGTAACAGCAAAGCCAAAGGCAACAGGTTCATCACCTGTGAAAAAGAGTTTTCGTAGCTTTTCCGCGCCAACGGCAAATCAGATGGCATTGTTTGTGGGAGAAACCCAGATTTCTGACTCTGTGGATGGAGATAGCAATGGTGTTTATACCATGACCTACGACACAACAGACAAAGCCCTTGCCATTGGCAGCAATACCATCACTGCAAAATATGTGGAAAGTGCCAATATGGCAGATTATAGCGGTACAGTGATGGTAACCTTGAATCAAAAGCCCCTGACTGCGACAAGAAGCGGAGGATCGTATATATATGACGGAACAAATTCACCAATTCCGGGCTTTGATAAAAATAACGGGTTAACAGGTGTGGTCGGCAGTGATGATGTGAATGTCTTAGTTTCTGGAATTCTTCCTGATGCTAATGTGGGCGAAGGCAAAGTATTTACTGCAACCGGTGTAACTTTTCGCGGAACCGATGCAGGTTATTACAGCCTTGCGGTAGATGATGTTCATATGACAATAGACGTGACGCCAATAACAGTTACACCTATCCCTCAAAATAGCACCCGAAATGTGGTTGTTGGTGTGGGAACCTTCTCTGAGTCTACCTTTATTAGTGATATAACCAACGAAAATATAACAGGGACATATGAATACGATTATAATGGCAAAACTAACTATGCTGATGTTGTGTCTGAGCTTGCAAAGCTTTCAAAGGATGCAACAGCAGAAGTAACGTTTAGATTTACTACTAATGGCAACTACGAAGGCATCATAACAGGTACGCTGAGCATCTCGGTAGTTGGTCTTGAGTTTGCAGGAAAAGACAAGGCATTGACCTTGAAGACAAGCCCGATTTATGGAGACAAATGGAGTGAGATTGTAAGTCTTGATACGAGTAAGCTTTCTGCAAACGTGGGTGGAAATCCAGTCGCAGGTACGTATACTCTCATGATTGACGGTGTTCCATTTAATGGAGTGGATATTCCAAAGGGTGGAAGTTATAGCTATAATCTGACCTTTACCGCAACAGACAACAGCTTTACGAATGTAGAGGTGATGAGTGGTAATGTAGACGTTATCCAAAGAGAAGCTGTACTTTCCTGGGGGGATACCGAATTTACTTATAACGGTTCTGCACAAAAACCTATGGTAGCCATTACCAATAAAGTTGCAGGCGATGATGTGATTAGCAGTGTAGCAGATATGGAAGCACAGACCAATGTAGGCACAGGCTATACGGCAACAGCGGTTCTTAGCGGAAATAGTGCATCAAATTATAAGCTTCCATCAGTATTTACAGCCACATTTTCCATTACCGCCGCAACCGCCACAGGCAGTGTAGCTGTTTCCGGCACAGATGCCAACAGCAACAAAAAATTGGACAGCGGTGACACGGTGACTGCAGATCTTTCCGCAGTGACCCCGGCGGGCGGCACAGCAAGTTATCAGTGGAAGAAAACCACAGACGGTACAACCGAAAGCATTGGTACAGACCAAGCTACCTATACACTAACTTCCAGTGATAGTAAAGGCAAGATTTTCTGTGAGGTGACATTTACAGGCAACACTACAGGCACGATTTCCTCAAACAAGCTCGATATTGCAAAGGAAATCTTAACAGGCAACATTGCCATTACTGGTGAAAATACAGTAGGAAGTGTAATGACGGTTTCTCTGCCAACTAATGCAGGAATCTCAGGCAGTGACTATGAAATTCAGTGGTATCGTGACAATGCGGCAATCATAGGAGCAAATGCCATAAGCTACACCATTGCAAAGGAAGATTTGGGAAAAACCTTGAAAGTTGTAATTACGGCAAAAGAAGCAAGCGAGGGCTTTACAGGAACACTGACCTCAAATGTGTTTACCGTTCCTGCAATGGCACCGGAAAAAGCAGTGGTTTCTGTTTCTTTGGGAAATAGATATATAGCGTTAAACTGGACAAAGCCATATGCAAACGGTTCTGACATTACAGGATATTCCCTCACCGTAAAGCAGGGCGAAGCAGAAATTACAGGTTCTCCTTTTGCCATTGGTGCAGATGCAACTAGCTACAAGGTGGAAAATCTGACAAACGGAACAGAGTATACCTTTATTCTCAGCACGATTAACGGGGAAGGTAGCACCGTTTCCGATACAGTTATGGCTAAACCTAAAAAGCCATCTGATGGCGGATCCTCCGGCGGTGGAGTTTCTTCCGGTGGAAGCCCAACATCAACAGTTACCACAATGCCGGCGATTAAAGATGCGAGTAACCAGGCAGGCTGGGAGGCTATTAAGGAGCAGATCGGTCAGAGCAGGGAAGGTGATACGGTAACGATAGAAATGAATGGTTCTTCGGTAGTACCAGGAGAGGTCCTTGATGTCATCAGAGGAACAGAAACTACCCTTGTCTTTGATATGGGCGAAGGCATTACATGGAGTATTAACGGCCAGAGTATCACAGAGGGCAGTCTGAAGGATGTTAATCTTGATGTATCACTTAATACAGATGCTATTCCGGAAGGAATCATTAGCCAGATGGCGGGGGAACAGGATTCCAATACTCTCAGTCTTGCTTATGATGGTCCGTTTGGCTTTACATCAGTACTTACAATCAATCTGAATAAGATAAATGCAGGAAAGTATGGTAACCTTTTCTACTATAATCCGGTAACAAAGCAACTGACACTGCAAGCAGTGGAAAAGATTGGAGAGAAAGGAACTGTAGAACTTCCGTTTTCTCATGCTTCGGATTATGTTGTCATAATCAGCGAAGAGCCTATGTTAGAGAAGACACTGGACCAGATAGCGATCAGTGCAGTAAAAGGGACACTGTATGTCGGTGGAACAGAAAAGAAGAGTATGACGTTAAAGCTGGAATTGCCACAACTATTGAAAGAGGCAGTGGAACAAGACAGCTCTATATTAAAGATTACCTACCAGTCCAGTAATCCTAAGATTGCAACGGTCAATGCTTCTGGAAAAATCACGGCCAAGAAGGCAGGAAAAACAACCATAACAACACAGGTTACAATCAATGGAGTACAGAGAAAGTTTAAGACAACAATTACAGTCAAGAAAGCATATATTAAACTGATCAAGAGCACCAATACCTTAAAAACTGGAAGTACCTTCACCTATAAGGCAATCGGATACGGAGTTAAGACAGAGGATATCATGTTTTATACCTCCAAGAAATCCATTGTAGTGATTAATAAGACAACTGGCAAGGCGAAAGCAAGAACCAAAGGAACGGATTATATCATTGTTAAGGTTGGAAAGGTCATAGCAAAGATAAAAGTGAAAGTTTCATGA